One Maribacter sp. HTCC2170 genomic window, ATAGACCTGATTTATTGATTTTGGATGAACCCACCAACCATCTTGATTTAGAAATGATCGAATGGTTGGAGCATTATTTTGCTAAAGAAAACATGACCTTGTTCATGGTTACCCATGACCGTTATTTCTTAGAACGCGTATGTAACGAAATCATTGAACTTGATGGCGGCAAATTATACCCATACAAAGGCAATTATTCATATTATCTTGAAAAGAAAGAAGCCCGAATTGAACAAGAAAATGTTGAACAGCATAAATCCAAGTTACTATTCAAAAAGGAATTGGCTTGGATGCGTAGACAACCTAAAGCCAGAACTACAAAATCAAAATCCAGAATCGATGATTTTAAGGTAATCAAAGAGAAAGCCCATCAACGACGAAAAACACATGAGGTTCAGCTGGAAATTAATATGGAACGTATTGGGAGTAAAATCCTGGAGTTACATAAGATATCAAAATCATATCCCGATAAACCCATTTTAAATCAGTTTGAATATACCTTCACCAAAGGTGAACGTATTGGTATTATTGGGAAAAACGGAACTGGCAAATCAACTTTCCTGAATATACTATCTGGAAATGATCAACCCGATGGTGGTAAAGTTGTTGTTGGTGACACAATAAAATTCGGTTACTATACACAGAAGGGAATTACCATAAAGCAAGGGCAGAAAGTCATAGATGTTATACGCGAGTTCGGAGACTATATTCCGTTAAAGAAAGGACGGCAAATATCCGCGCAACAACTTTTGGAACGTTTTCTCTTCGATAGAAAAAAACAATATGATTTCGTAGAAAAGTTAAGCGGTGGTGAGCGTAAACGGTTGTATTTATGCACTGTCTTAATCCAGAATCCAAATTTTTTGATTTTGGATGAACCAACAAACGATCTTGATATTGTCACCTTAAATGTTTTGGAAAGTTTTCTATTGGATTTTCCTGGTTGTCTTCTTGTTGTTTCCCATGATCGTTATTTTATGGATAAGATTGTTGACCATCTCTTTGTTTTTAGAGGAAATGCCGTGATTGAAGATTTTCCTGGCAATTATTCTGATTTTAGGGCGTATGAGGATAGCAAGGTGTTAGAAAACAGAGCAGATAAAGGTAAAACCTCAGAGAATAATTTAGCAAAAAGTCCTTGGAAAGAAACCGATAGTTCCGCAAAGCTTTCCTATCTAGAACAAAAAGAGTACAAATCACTGGAAAAAGAAATTCAAAAATTAGAGAAAAAAAAAGAGGAAGTTCAAAACAATTTTACAAAAGATGGTCTTACAGGTGAAGATATAGATGCTTTGTCAATTGAGCTTAAAGAAATAGCTGAAGCCATTGAAACAAAAACCGAGCGCTGGTTCGAATTATCGGCTATAATGGAAGGATAATAATAAATCCAAAATGCTCTACAAAATCTTCTCATATTTAAAATTTATTTTCACGGCGACCAACCAGCACGGAGTTCATTCTCCGTTCATTTACAATTTCGTTACGAAATGTCTGTATAAAAAATCTAAATTCAAACACCCCAAAACTTTTAGGGTTTTACTTGAAAGTTGCTCATATTTCAATGTGAAGAAAATAAGTATCATCCCAAAAAATATGCATGTTCAAAGTTTGATAAAAAATACATACCCTCAAATAGATTTTAATGAGCAACCATATGATATCATTTATATGGATTTGCCAAATACCAAAATGTTCAACGGTATACTCAAAAATAGATTATACCATAATAATAGTATGCTATTGGTTAAAAACATATACCAAAGTAAAGACAGTTCGCAATCTTGGGAATTAATTAAGAGTAATGTCGAAATCACGGCTTCTATAGATATGTTTCATTGCGGGGCTTTATTCTTTAGACAAGAACAAACAAAAGAACATTTTAAGATTAGAATATAAACTCTTAACTTTAGTTACTGAACTCGTCTAAGATTATTCATTAAATTAAATAACATGGAATATCCCATATATACGGTTCTCGGTGTACTTTTTGTAATATATCTTTTTATTACGATTTACAATAGAAAAAAATCCAAAAGAAGAAGATCAAAAAAATTCATGGATGGATACGAACGTCAAGATCGAAAATCCAACAATGAATAAAAAACCGTAGAAAATAGAATGAAGATATATACAAAAACTGGAGATAAAGGCACAACCGCACTCTTTGGTGGAACAAGGGTTTCTAAACATCATATTAGAATTGATAGTTATGGCACCATCGATGAGTTAAATGCTTGGCTAGGATTAATTCGGGACCAAGAAATCGATGAGCGTTCCAAGAATACGCTTGCCATCACCCAAGACAAACTCTTTACGGTTGGGGCAGTTTTGGCAACCGATCCTGAAAAAGCAGTTCTAAAAAGTGGAAAAGAACGCCTTAACATACCCAAAATAGACAATACTGACATTGAATTATTGGAAAAGGAAATGGATGCGATGAACAAGTCATTACCTCCCATGACCCATTTTATTCTTCCTGGAGGTCACACTACTGTGTCATACTGTCATATTGCCCGCACAGTTTGTCGAAGAGGCGAGCGCATGGCCACCCAACTTTTCGAGAAAGAACCTTTTGATGACAATGTATTATCTTACATCAATAGACTTTCGGACTACCTATTTGTCTTGGCACGAAAATTGTCTAAAGATTTAAAAGCAGAAGAAATCAAGTGGATTCCTGAAAAAAAAGGCTAATAAATACCGATTTTCTTCGTTATCAAACTATTAAAGCAGAAATAATAGAAAAATATCTTGGGTATATCAGGATAAAAATTACTTTTGCAAAAATTATAAATATATTTTATTACCATGTATTGGACATTAGAACTAGCATCTTATTTAAGCGATGCACCTTGGCCAGCTACCAAAGACGAGTTAATCGATTATTGTATTAGAACCGGAGCCCCTTTAGAGGTTGTGGAAAATTTACAGGCAATGGAAGAAGAAGGTGGAGAAATTTATGAGTCCATCGAAGAGATTTGGCCCGATTACCCAACAGAAGAAGATTACCTCTGGAATGAGGATGAATATTAATAACAGTATCAAAAAAACAAAAAGTCTCCTCGGAGGCTTTTTTTTATGATTTTATTACCACTGCCTACCCAAGAAAAAAGAAGAAAATAGTATTCAAAATGTTAACTTCGCAGGGAAAAGAAAAACCAAGGGTAAGTTCTCGGTAATTTTGGCAGTTAAATAAGTCATTTCCCAATAATTCATAGTATGGAATGCCTTTTGCTCTACCCAGGCATTGACCTTGCAAAAAAATATAAAAGTCTTTAAAGTTCAAAGAACCATGTTCGGGTAACTTTCAATATAATATTAGAAAATATGAGTTTCTTAAATTCAGTACTAAAGGCGTTTGTCGGTGACAAATCGAAAAAAGATGTAAAGGAATTACAACCAATTCTCAATCAAATAAAATCATTTGAAACAGCTTTGGAGAATTTGAGCATAGATGAATTACGTGCCAAAACTTCCGAATTCAAGGCAAGACTAAAAAATGACAGCCAAGATCTCGATGACAAAATTGCTGAGTTGAATGATAAAGTCCATGCGTCAACAGATATTGACAAGAATGAGGAAATTTATGCTGAAATAGATAACCTTAAAGAAGAGTCATATAAAATATCTGAAGATACATTAAACGATATCTTACCTGAGGCATTTGCTGTAGTTAAGGAAACAGCGAAAAGGTTCGTCGCCAATGAAACACTTGAAGTTACAGCTTCAGAATTCGACAGAAAAATATCTGGCGCTAAAGATTACGTGACCTTAGATGGTGATAAGGCCGTATGGAAAAATTCATGGGATGCTGCGGGGAAAGAAGTAACATGGGACATGGTACACTACGACGTACAGTTGATAGGTGGTATTGCGTTGCATCAAGGTAAAATTGCCGAAATGCAAACAGGAGAGGGTAAAACCTTGGTCGCTACCCTGCCAATGTATCTAAATGCGCTTTCAGGCCATGGAGCCCACTTGGTAACCGTTAATGATTATTTGGCAAAAAGGGATAGTGCTTGGATGGCCCCAATTTTTGAATTCCACGGACTGTCGGTAGATTGCATAGACCACCATAAACCTAATTCTGAAGGGCGTAGGGCAGCTTACAATGCCGATATCACTTATGGTACAAATAATGAATTTGGATTTGACTATTTGCGTGACAATATGGCCCATACACCAAAAGATTTGGTTCAAAGGCCCCACCATTATTCCATTGTTGATGAGGTGGATTCTGTTTTAGTCGATGATGCACGTACACCACTAATTATTTCAGGACCCGTTCCCGAAGGTGATCGTCATGAATTTAATGAACTCAAGCCTAAAGTTGGTGATATCGTTCAAAAACAAAGGCAACATTTAACCGGGGTTTTAGCTGAGGCGAAAAAGGCCATTGCTGCCGATGACGCAAAGGAAGGTGGTTTTTTATTGCTCCGTGTTTACAGAGGTTTACCTAAAAACAAAGCACTTATCAAATATTTAAGTGAAGAAGGGGTGAAACAACTGTTACAGAAGACCGAGAACTTCTATATGCAAGACAACAACCGCGAGATGCCTAAAGTAGATGAGGATCTTTTATTCGTTATTGATGAAAAAAACAATCAGATTGAACTTACGGATAAAGGTGTAGACTATATTTCTGGAGAGCAAAATAGAGATTTCTTTGTGATGCCCGATATTGGTGGGGAAATAGCCAAAATTGAAAATCAAGGTCTTGAAATTGAAAAGGAGGCTGAGCTAAAGGAAGAACTTTTTAAAGATTTTACAGTAAAAAGTGAGCGCATTCATACCATGAGCCAATTGTTGAAGGCATATACTCTTTTTGAAAAAGATGTAGAGTATGTGGTTATGGATAACAAAGTAATGATCGTTGATGAACAGACAGGCCGTATTATGGATGGTCGTCGTTATTCAGACGGTTTACACCAAGCTATCGAAGCTAAAGAAAATGTAAAGATCGAGGCGCTGACTCAAACCTTCGCCACAGTTACTTTACAGAACTACTTTAGAATGTACAAAAAATTGTCTGGTATGACAGGTACTGCGATTACTGAAGCTGGGGAATTTTGGGAAATCTACAAGTTGGATGTAATGGAAATTCCAACAAACCGGCCTATCGCCAGAGATGATAGAAACGATTTGATCTATAAGACCAAGCGTGAAAAATATAATGCAGTTATAGACGAAGTAACGAAGTTATCACATGCCGGAAGACCCGTACTAATAGGTACCACTTCAGTTGAAATATCGGAGTTATTATCGCGGATGCTGAACATTCGAAAGGTACCTCATAATGTACTTAATGCCAAGTTACATAAAAAAGAAGCAGACGTAGTAGCTGAGGCAGGTTATGCCGGCATTGTTACTATAGCAACGAATATGGCTGGTCGTGGTACTGATATTAAACTTTCCGATGAAGTTAAAAAAGCAGGCGGTTTGGCCATTGTCGGTACAGAACGACATGATTCTAGACGTGTAGACAGGCAGCTAAGAGGTCGTTCGGGTCGTCAAGGTGATCCTGGAAGTTCACAATTCTATGTGTCCTTAGAAGATAACCTTATGCGTTTATTCGGTTCTGACCGTGTAGCTAAAATGATGGATAAAATGGGCTTGGAAGATGGAGAGGTGATCCAGCATTCCATGATGACCAAATCAATAGAACGTGCTCAGAAAAAAGTTGAGGAAAACAACTTTGGGGTACGTAAACGATTACTGGAATATGATGATGTTATGAATGCCCAACGTGAGGTTGTTTACAAAAGAAGACGTCACGCCTTGCAAGGAGAACGTTTAAAGGTAGATATTGCCAATATGGTCTATGATACTTGTGAGGTCATCACAGATACCAACAAAGCGGCCACTGATTATAAAAACTTTGAATTTGAATTGATTAAGTATTTCTCAATTACCTCTCCAATAACTGAAAAAGAATTTGAGAAACTGCCAGTTAAGGAAATTTCAAATACCATTTACAAAACCGCGTATGAATATTATCAGGAAAAGATGGAGCGCAATGCGGCCACTGCCTTTCCGGTAATCAAAAAAGTATATGAAGATAACTCGAATAAGTTTGAGCGAATCGTTGTTCCGTTTACCGATGGTATAAAGAGTTTGAATGTTGTAACCAATCTAAAGGATGCTTATGATTCTGACGGAAAACAATTAGTGACCGATTTTGAAAAGAACATAACACTTGCAATAATTGACGATGCTTGGAAAACCCATTTGCGTAAAATGGATGAATTGAAGCAATCTGTTCAGTTGGCCGTGCATGAGCAAAAAGACCCCCTTTTAATCTATAAATTCGAAGCTTTTGAACTATTCAAGGGCATGATAGATAAAGTGAACAAAGAAGTTGTCTCTTTCCTTTTCAAGGGAGAATTACCAACTGAAAATCCGAATGAAATCCAAAATGCAGGTAATGTCAGAAGGCCAAAGGAAAACTTACAGACCAGTAAAGAGGAAATTCCCAATAGTGATGAGTTGGCGGCACAAAATAGAGCTGCAGGTCAAACACAAGGACAAAGGCCTGCCGTTACTGAAACTATTGTAAGAGAAAGACCAAAAATTGGTCGAAACGAACGTGTGACTATCAAAAATGTTATGTCTGGTGAAAGTAAGACAGTCAAATACAAACAAGCTGAACCTTTAATTGATAAAGGGGAATGGGTTTTGACTGAAGATTAATAATCTCTGTTACGAGTTCTTTATATGGCGACCAAATGGTCGCCATTTTTTTGATTAAAATTCAATATCTTTAGAAGAATCAAACTTTTCAAGATGAATACCACTAGACGTAAGTTCCTTTCCTCAATAAGTATGCTGGCGGCCTCAACCGCAATTCCTTTGCACGCTTTCAATTTCGGAAAATCAAAAAAGCTTAAAATAGCGCTCATAGGAACGGGAATCCGAGGTACATCCTTCTGGGGTAAACGACTTGTTGATGAGTATTCTGATATTTTAGAGTTTGTTGGACTTTGTGACATCAATCCAGGGCGATTGGCGTATGGAAAAAAATACATAGGGGCCTCCTGCCCTACTTTTACAGACTTTGAGAAAATGGTACATGACACCAAACCAGACTTGGTAATAGTTACCACCAAGGATTCGACCCATCATGAATTTATCATCAAAGGTTTGGAAATGGGATGTGATGTACTTACAGAAAAACCTTTGACAACAGATGAAAACAAATGCCAGGCAATCTTGGATGCTGAAAAAAAATCAAACAAAAACCTGATTGTTGGTTTCAATTATCGATGGAGTCCCTACGCCACAAAAATCAAAGAATTATTGGCGAACAAATCTATTGGAAAACTAGTTTCTGTTGATTTTCATTGGTATTTAAATACGTATCATGGTGCTTCATATTTTAGACGTTGGCATGGGCAAATGAACAGTGGAGGTTCATTATGGGTTCATAAAGCCACACATCATTTTGATCTTTTGAATTGGTGGATCAACTCTGAACCCAATGAGGTTTTTGCCTATGGTGATTTGGAGTTCTATGGGAAAAATGGAGATTTTCGAGGTGAAAATTGTCGTAATTGCAATCATAAAAAAAACTGTGATTTCCACTGGGACATTACCAAAGACAAAAGGTCAATGCAATTATATGTAGACCATGAGGAACATGATGGTTATATTAGAGACAATTGTCTTTTTCGAAATGAAATAGATATTTATGATAAAATGTCTGCTCAAGTAAAATATACCAACAACACTGTTCTTAATTATTCACTTACCACATATTCGCCCTTTGAAGGGTGGCGTGTTTCTTTTAATGGCACTGAAGGTAGAATTGAAGCCTGGCAAGACATCCCATATAACAAACAAATGACCATTAGTGAAGCTGAAAAGCATACCAAGGAAATGGAACAAACCAATTCTGAGGAAAAGCAATATGAACCATTGATTTTGCATAAACTATGGTCAAAACATGAGACAATTAAGGTGGGCATGGAGAAAAGTGGCCATGGTGGTGGTGATAAAAGACTTCATGACAAAATTTTTGTAAATCCAGACATGGCTGATGCTTACGGAAGAACTGCCGGAGTTAGGGATGGAGCTATGTCGATACTCATTGGTGTAGCCGCTCGACGAAGTATTGAAAAAGGATCTCCTATAAAAATTAGTGACCTAACCGATCTTGAACCAAGAATCAGTAGAGGGTAGCATCTTTTGTGGACTTTCATAACCAGATAATACCTAATTTTATTAAAGAGTTTAACTTTCCCATCATTTTATCGACATCCATTTGGATTTAACCGTAAAACATAACTAGTTTTACGGTACCGAGCATAGTTTTTATTAAAACAATATTTTGTAGGATGTTGTTTTATTTAAATGAGGCTAAATAATTAACCTAAAGTATGTCTGAAACCGCGATTAATCAAGAGCGATTGAATGATAAAATTAAATTGGTCTTAAAGGTCAATTATTTTAGTTCTGCACTTGCTTTATGTTTTGGGATAGCTTGTTACTTTTTATTAGGTATTACGGAGATAATACCTTACGCATTTATAGCTTTTGGTATAGCTAATTTGATTAATACCTTTTTATTTCAAAAGCATAAATCCTTAACAACAACATATAACATCACCTCTGTACTTGCACTTATCAGCACTTTGATCATAACATTATACAGTGGGGGTATTTCCAGTCCATTTATTTTCATTTTGGCACTTATTGTATTTGCAGGTTATGTAACTACCAGAAAATACGGGCAGATTTATTTAAACTTAATTTTCTTTCTGATAATATTGGTTTATTCACAAAGCCTTCCCGAATTTAGTTTTACACACAATGTTATTCCTTCAGAATCGCTAGATGTTTTTGGCTTGTGCAGTGTGCTTTTTGCTGTTTATCTTCTTGGCCATGTTTTTGGAAAAAACCTCTTGCGCACGCACCATGCCCTATATAGATCAAAAAACCAATTGCAAAAAAGAATTAATGAAAAGGAGACACTTTTGAAGGAAGTGCACCATCGTGTAAAAAACAATCTTCAGACCGTATCTAGTTTGTTAAGCCTACAAACGAGGAGTATAGAGGATGATAAAATGAAAAATATCATTAAAAGTAGTCAGAACAGGGTCATTTCCATGGCAATGGTTCATGAGATGCTATATATGCGGGATGATTTATCTAAGATTGAGTATAAAACATATGTAAAAGAACTAAGCGAATATCTGATACGCTCATTAAAAGGAGCGGAGAACAACATAACGCTTAACATAGATATTGCTGATATAAAATTGGGGATTGATACTGCAATTCCCTTAGGTTTATTAATCAATGAAGCTATTACAAACGCTCTTAAGTATGGAATTGTTGACGATAATGAAGGTGAAATAAATATCGCTATTAAAAAAGAACCCAATAACGAATACGTATTGAATATTGGTGATAACGGTATTGGATTCGATGATACAATAGATCATAAAACCACAAAGTCATTAGGATTAAAACTAATACACAACTTGGCACGCCAATTAAAAGG contains:
- a CDS encoding ABC-F family ATP-binding cassette domain-containing protein, translated to MNLLSVENIAKSYGELVLFDNLSFGVNKDQKIALIAKNGDGKTSILNILSGKDTPDSGLVNYRKGVRVSFLEQEPAMNPDLTVEETIFASDNDVLKVILAYERALENPEDEEVYQKAFEAMDRFDAWDFETQYKQILFKLKLEDIHAKVGLLSGGQKKRLALANALINRPDLLILDEPTNHLDLEMIEWLEHYFAKENMTLFMVTHDRYFLERVCNEIIELDGGKLYPYKGNYSYYLEKKEARIEQENVEQHKSKLLFKKELAWMRRQPKARTTKSKSRIDDFKVIKEKAHQRRKTHEVQLEINMERIGSKILELHKISKSYPDKPILNQFEYTFTKGERIGIIGKNGTGKSTFLNILSGNDQPDGGKVVVGDTIKFGYYTQKGITIKQGQKVIDVIREFGDYIPLKKGRQISAQQLLERFLFDRKKQYDFVEKLSGGERKRLYLCTVLIQNPNFLILDEPTNDLDIVTLNVLESFLLDFPGCLLVVSHDRYFMDKIVDHLFVFRGNAVIEDFPGNYSDFRAYEDSKVLENRADKGKTSENNLAKSPWKETDSSAKLSYLEQKEYKSLEKEIQKLEKKKEEVQNNFTKDGLTGEDIDALSIELKEIAEAIETKTERWFELSAIMEG
- a CDS encoding cob(I)yrinic acid a,c-diamide adenosyltransferase, coding for MKIYTKTGDKGTTALFGGTRVSKHHIRIDSYGTIDELNAWLGLIRDQEIDERSKNTLAITQDKLFTVGAVLATDPEKAVLKSGKERLNIPKIDNTDIELLEKEMDAMNKSLPPMTHFILPGGHTTVSYCHIARTVCRRGERMATQLFEKEPFDDNVLSYINRLSDYLFVLARKLSKDLKAEEIKWIPEKKG
- a CDS encoding DUF2795 domain-containing protein, yielding MYWTLELASYLSDAPWPATKDELIDYCIRTGAPLEVVENLQAMEEEGGEIYESIEEIWPDYPTEEDYLWNEDEY
- the secA gene encoding preprotein translocase subunit SecA; the encoded protein is MSFLNSVLKAFVGDKSKKDVKELQPILNQIKSFETALENLSIDELRAKTSEFKARLKNDSQDLDDKIAELNDKVHASTDIDKNEEIYAEIDNLKEESYKISEDTLNDILPEAFAVVKETAKRFVANETLEVTASEFDRKISGAKDYVTLDGDKAVWKNSWDAAGKEVTWDMVHYDVQLIGGIALHQGKIAEMQTGEGKTLVATLPMYLNALSGHGAHLVTVNDYLAKRDSAWMAPIFEFHGLSVDCIDHHKPNSEGRRAAYNADITYGTNNEFGFDYLRDNMAHTPKDLVQRPHHYSIVDEVDSVLVDDARTPLIISGPVPEGDRHEFNELKPKVGDIVQKQRQHLTGVLAEAKKAIAADDAKEGGFLLLRVYRGLPKNKALIKYLSEEGVKQLLQKTENFYMQDNNREMPKVDEDLLFVIDEKNNQIELTDKGVDYISGEQNRDFFVMPDIGGEIAKIENQGLEIEKEAELKEELFKDFTVKSERIHTMSQLLKAYTLFEKDVEYVVMDNKVMIVDEQTGRIMDGRRYSDGLHQAIEAKENVKIEALTQTFATVTLQNYFRMYKKLSGMTGTAITEAGEFWEIYKLDVMEIPTNRPIARDDRNDLIYKTKREKYNAVIDEVTKLSHAGRPVLIGTTSVEISELLSRMLNIRKVPHNVLNAKLHKKEADVVAEAGYAGIVTIATNMAGRGTDIKLSDEVKKAGGLAIVGTERHDSRRVDRQLRGRSGRQGDPGSSQFYVSLEDNLMRLFGSDRVAKMMDKMGLEDGEVIQHSMMTKSIERAQKKVEENNFGVRKRLLEYDDVMNAQREVVYKRRRHALQGERLKVDIANMVYDTCEVITDTNKAATDYKNFEFELIKYFSITSPITEKEFEKLPVKEISNTIYKTAYEYYQEKMERNAATAFPVIKKVYEDNSNKFERIVVPFTDGIKSLNVVTNLKDAYDSDGKQLVTDFEKNITLAIIDDAWKTHLRKMDELKQSVQLAVHEQKDPLLIYKFEAFELFKGMIDKVNKEVVSFLFKGELPTENPNEIQNAGNVRRPKENLQTSKEEIPNSDELAAQNRAAGQTQGQRPAVTETIVRERPKIGRNERVTIKNVMSGESKTVKYKQAEPLIDKGEWVLTED
- a CDS encoding Gfo/Idh/MocA family oxidoreductase; the protein is MNTTRRKFLSSISMLAASTAIPLHAFNFGKSKKLKIALIGTGIRGTSFWGKRLVDEYSDILEFVGLCDINPGRLAYGKKYIGASCPTFTDFEKMVHDTKPDLVIVTTKDSTHHEFIIKGLEMGCDVLTEKPLTTDENKCQAILDAEKKSNKNLIVGFNYRWSPYATKIKELLANKSIGKLVSVDFHWYLNTYHGASYFRRWHGQMNSGGSLWVHKATHHFDLLNWWINSEPNEVFAYGDLEFYGKNGDFRGENCRNCNHKKNCDFHWDITKDKRSMQLYVDHEEHDGYIRDNCLFRNEIDIYDKMSAQVKYTNNTVLNYSLTTYSPFEGWRVSFNGTEGRIEAWQDIPYNKQMTISEAEKHTKEMEQTNSEEKQYEPLILHKLWSKHETIKVGMEKSGHGGGDKRLHDKIFVNPDMADAYGRTAGVRDGAMSILIGVAARRSIEKGSPIKISDLTDLEPRISRG
- a CDS encoding sensor histidine kinase, which encodes MSETAINQERLNDKIKLVLKVNYFSSALALCFGIACYFLLGITEIIPYAFIAFGIANLINTFLFQKHKSLTTTYNITSVLALISTLIITLYSGGISSPFIFILALIVFAGYVTTRKYGQIYLNLIFFLIILVYSQSLPEFSFTHNVIPSESLDVFGLCSVLFAVYLLGHVFGKNLLRTHHALYRSKNQLQKRINEKETLLKEVHHRVKNNLQTVSSLLSLQTRSIEDDKMKNIIKSSQNRVISMAMVHEMLYMRDDLSKIEYKTYVKELSEYLIRSLKGAENNITLNIDIADIKLGIDTAIPLGLLINEAITNALKYGIVDDNEGEINIAIKKEPNNEYVLNIGDNGIGFDDTIDHKTTKSLGLKLIHNLARQLKGSISKDHSKKGTNYIVKFTEVGQEFRSIV